In one Juglans regia cultivar Chandler chromosome 11, Walnut 2.0, whole genome shotgun sequence genomic region, the following are encoded:
- the LOC109014133 gene encoding pentatricopeptide repeat-containing protein At4g13650-like: protein MLLRSTSIKFFSCSLPGAVDAIPSRVPEPSIALLIQKKSKPISISECKQVHAKLVVSRAISETHVANTLLSLYTKCNALDHADLLFDKMPRKNVVTWTSMISAYVHDGSFRRAMKMFKGMLETGDKPNKFTFSIAVRACTGLSSRELGQQIHCLMVQLGLESNEFAGSVLVDMYFKIGNDLDDACRVFDGLFTKDRVTWNVMISAVAQVGDSSRVSRLFSDMRVFDQLEPNDFTFTSLLRCCCLLREVEQIHALAVKFHAEDDVVVGSALVDFYGKCGDMASSWKVFDSIEEKDMFVWSSIISGHTRNGRGEEAIILFREMCRQGMRPDQHSLSSTLKGCAENGDLNTAIQVHAQMIKNGCGRNCFVASVLLSLYADSGYICEAENLFRKIDMKDIVAWNSMILGYAQMKEGSLSCIQMFQELCWTDLVKPDAGTLIAVLKSCQSKSDMVTGLQIHSVIVKSSQSLETPIGNALVHMYSECGTVDDAYKSFNDLVEKDETSWSSIVSCYQQNGYDLEALQLCKQMLANGVHFTSYSLPSCLSACSKVVAIDVGKQFHAFIIKCGFHRDVYIGSSIIDMYAKCGDHEESRKVFNEEQRSNEVTYNAMISGLAQHGKALEAIEIFSEMEKMNLMPNHITFLALLSACSHAGYTEKSFYFFNLMHKKYRIRPESEHYSCLVDAYGRAGKLEEAYQFIKNDGSVLAWRTLLSACKIYANTKIAEKSAREIIELDADDHASYVILSNIYSGEGKWEEAMKLRQKMAEIGLKKYPASSRLIY from the coding sequence ATGCTTCTTCGGTCAACCTCGATCAAATTCTTTTCATGCTCTCTCCCCGGGGCCGTAGACGCCATCCCCTCTAGAGTGCCAGAACCGTCCATTGCACTGCTAATTCAGAAGAAGTCGAAGCCTATATCGATCAGCGAGTGCAAGCAAGTCCATGCAAAGCTTGTAGTGTCGCGAGCAATCTCAGAAACCCACGTCGCAAACACCCTTTTGAGCCTGTACACGAAATGTAACGCTTTAGATCATGCAGATTTATTGTTCGACAAAATGCCTCGCAAGAACGTGGTGACGTGGACTTCGATGATTTCGGCTTATGTTCATGACGGGTCTTTTCGGAGAGCTATGAAAATGTTCAAAGGAATGCTTGAAACGGGTGataaaccaaacaaatttactttttctatcGCCGTTCGGGCTTGTACCGGTCTTAGTTCTCGCGAACTGGGTCAGCAAATTCATTGCTTGATGGTTCAACTGGGGCTTGAGAGTAATGAGTTTGCGGGTAGCGTTCTTGTGGACATGTACTTCAAGATTGGGAATGATCTTGATGATGCGTGTCGTGTTTTTGATGGGTTGTTTACCAAAGATAGAGTTACATGGAATGTTATGATTTCTGCGGTTGCACAAGTTGGTGATTCTAGTAGGGTTTCAAGATTGTTTTCGGATATGCGGGTGTTTGATCAGTTGGAACCCAATGATTTTACCTTTACGAGCTTGCTCAGGTGTTGTTGTTTATTAAGAGAGGTGGAGCAAATACATGCACTTGCTGTGAAGTTTCACGCTGAAGATGATGTTGTGGTGGGCAGTGCTTTAGTGGATTTTTATGGTAAGTGCGGTGATATGGCTTCAAGCTGGAAAGTCTTCGATTCCATTGAGGAGAAAGATATGTTTGTTTGGAGCTCCATCATTTCGGGTCATACGAGAAATGGTCGAGGAGAGGAAGCTATCATTTTGTTCAGGGAAATGTGTAGACAAGGCATGAGACCTGATCAGCATTCATTGTCAAGTACCTTAAAAGGTTGTGCTGAGAATGGAGACTTGAACACAGCAATTCAAGTCCACGCCCAAATGATAAAGAACGGATGTGGAAGAAACTGTTTTGTTGCAAGTGTTCTTTTATCTCTTTATGCAGATTCAGGCTATATATGTGAAGCAGAGAATTTGTTCAGAAAAATTGATATGAAAGATATTGTTGCATGGAACTCAATGATCTTGGGTTATGCTCAAATGAAGGAGGGTTCTCTTTCTTGCATCCAAATGTTTCAAGAACTTTGCTGGACTGACTTAGTGAAACCTGATGCAGGCACTCTAATTGCTGTTCTGAAGTCTTGTCAGAGTAAATCAGATATGGTCACAGGTTTACAGATCCATTCCGTGATAGTGAAATCAAGTCAAAGTCTTGAAACTCCAATTGGAAATGCACTAGTCCATATGTACTCCGAGTGTGGAACTGTAGATGATGCTTATAAATCTTTCAATGATTTGGTTGAGAAGGATGAAACTTCTTGGAGTTCCATAGTTAGTTGTTATCAACAGAATGGGTATGATTTAGAGGCTCTGCAACTTTGCAAACAGATGCTAGCAAATGGGGTCCATTTCACCAGTTATAGCCTTCCATCATGTCTTTCAGCTTGCTCGAAAGTGGTAGCTATAGATGTGGGCAAACAGTTTCATGCTTTCATTATCAAGTGTGGTTTTCATAGAGATGTCTATATTGGGAGCTCGATCATAGATATGTATGCTAAATGTGGAGACCATGAGGAATCTAGAAAAGTTTTTAATGAAGAGCAAAGGTCAAATGAAGTAACTTACAATGCCATGATTTCTGGACTCGCACAGCATGGGAAAGCCCTGGAGGCAATAGAAATATTCAGCGAGATGGAGAAGATGAATTTAATGCCCAATCACATTACATTCTTAGCTCTTCTATCAGCTTGCAGCCATGCAGGTTACACAGAAAagagtttttatttctttaatctgATGCACAAAAAGTATCGTATTAGGCCAGAATCTGAACATTATTCCTGCTTGGTTGATGCATATGGTCGGGCTGGAAAGCTCGAGGAGGCGTACCAATTCATTAAAAATGATGGAAGCGTTTTGGCATGGAGAACTTTACTTAGTGCTTGTAAGATTTATGCAAACACAAAAATTGCGGAAAAATCTGCAAGAGAAATTATAGAACTTGATGCCGACGATCATGCTTCATATGTTATACTCTCTAACATTTACTCTGGGGAGGGAAAATGGGAAGAAGCAATGAAGTTGAGACAGAAAATGGCCGAGATTGGGTTGAAGAAATATCCAGCAAGTAGTCGGTTGATATACTGA
- the LOC109014132 gene encoding probable serine/threonine-protein kinase PIX13 isoform X1 — translation MGLCFGSLAHESDPTATSSPPTTPATSSSKTMGSSATSSSTGKSLFSDGTIGSVDESYPNGKILEMPNLKEFSLSDLKTATKNFKTGSLLGEGGFGKVFKGWMDEMTLTPSKFGTGMEVAIKKLSSESMQGFQEWQSEVNFLGRLSHPNLVKLLGYCWEEKELLLVYEYMQNGSLENHLFRTENPNIESLSWDIRLKIAIGAARGLAFLHTSDKKVIYRDFKASNILLDGNYNAKISDFGLAKLGPSGGDTHVTTRIMGTYGYAAPEYIATGHLYVKSDVYGFGVVLLEILTGLRALDTKRPGGQQNLVEWHKPSLSNRRKLKTIMDTRMEGQYSSKAVLQAAELTLKCLESDPKDRPSMKEVVAALERIEAIKAKPKENKTNSTAASRPPPYSSTFSLSCSTPRC, via the exons ATGGGTCTTTGCTTTGGATCTCTCGCTCATGAGTCTGATCCTACCGCCACCAGCTCACCACCTACGACTCCTG cAACATCAAGCAGCAAGACTATGGGATCATCGGCGACAAGCAGCAGTACCGGGAAGAGTCTATTTTCAGACGGAACAATTGGAAGCGTTGACGAGTCATATCCTAATGGGAAGATCCTGGAAATGCCCAACTTGAAAGAATTCAGCCTTTCGGATTTAAAGACCGCGACCAAGAATTTCAAGACGGGTTCTTTGTTGGGAGAGGGAGGCTTTGGGAAAGTTTTTAAAGGTTGGATGGATGAGATGACACTCACACCCTCTAAGTTTGGCACCGGCATGGAGGTTGCAATCAAGAAATTGAGCTCAGAAAGTATGCAAGGCTTCCAAGAGTGGCAG tcagaagtaaattttttaggAAGACTATCTCATCCCAACCTGGTCAAGCTACTGGGATACTGTTGGGAGGAAAAAGAGCTACTACTTGTGTATGAGTACATGCAGAACGGGAGCTTGGAGAATCATCTTTTTAGAA CAGAAAATCCTAACATTGAATCGCTTTCTTGGGACATACGACTCAAAATAGCTATTGGAGCAGCTCGCGGCCTGGCTTTCCTACACACTTCAGACAAGAAAGTCATATACAGAGATTTTAAGGCCTCAAATATACTGCTTGATGGG AACTACAATGCAAAAATCTCAGATTTTGGCTTGGCAAAACTGGGGCCTTCTGGTGGTGACACCCATGTGACAACTAGGATTATGGGCACATATGGTTATGCTGCTCCAGAATATATAGCAACAG GTCATTTGTACGTGAAGAGTGATGTGTATGGCTTCGGTGTGGTGCTGCTTGAAATTCTAACAGGTTTACGGGCACTTGATACGAAAAGGCCTGGCGGGCAGCAAAATCTGGTTGAATGGCATAAGCCATCTCTTTCTAATAGAAGAAAGTTGAAAACCATTATGGACACAAGGATGGAGGGCCAATATTCATCAAAGGCAGTGTTACAGGCAGCAGAACTCACTCTAAAATGCCTGGAATCAGATCCAAAAGACCGCCCTTCCATGAAAGAAGTGGTGGCAGCTTTGGAACGTATTGAAGCAATCAAGGCAAAGCCAAAGGAGAACAAAACCAACTCTACTGCTGCATCAAGGCCACCACCATATTCATCAACATTCTCCCTTTCATGCTCGACACCACGGTGCTGA
- the LOC109014132 gene encoding probable serine/threonine-protein kinase PIX13 isoform X2 gives MGLCFGSLAHESDPTATSSPPTTPATSSSKTMGSSATSSSTGKSLFSDGTIGSVDESYPNGKILEMPNLKEFSLSDLKTATKNFKTGSLLGEGGFGKVFKGWMDEMTLTPSKFGTGMEVAIKKLSSESMQGFQEWQSEVNFLGRLSHPNLVKLLGYCWEEKELLLVYEYMQNGSLENHLFRKNPNIESLSWDIRLKIAIGAARGLAFLHTSDKKVIYRDFKASNILLDGNYNAKISDFGLAKLGPSGGDTHVTTRIMGTYGYAAPEYIATGHLYVKSDVYGFGVVLLEILTGLRALDTKRPGGQQNLVEWHKPSLSNRRKLKTIMDTRMEGQYSSKAVLQAAELTLKCLESDPKDRPSMKEVVAALERIEAIKAKPKENKTNSTAASRPPPYSSTFSLSCSTPRC, from the exons ATGGGTCTTTGCTTTGGATCTCTCGCTCATGAGTCTGATCCTACCGCCACCAGCTCACCACCTACGACTCCTG cAACATCAAGCAGCAAGACTATGGGATCATCGGCGACAAGCAGCAGTACCGGGAAGAGTCTATTTTCAGACGGAACAATTGGAAGCGTTGACGAGTCATATCCTAATGGGAAGATCCTGGAAATGCCCAACTTGAAAGAATTCAGCCTTTCGGATTTAAAGACCGCGACCAAGAATTTCAAGACGGGTTCTTTGTTGGGAGAGGGAGGCTTTGGGAAAGTTTTTAAAGGTTGGATGGATGAGATGACACTCACACCCTCTAAGTTTGGCACCGGCATGGAGGTTGCAATCAAGAAATTGAGCTCAGAAAGTATGCAAGGCTTCCAAGAGTGGCAG tcagaagtaaattttttaggAAGACTATCTCATCCCAACCTGGTCAAGCTACTGGGATACTGTTGGGAGGAAAAAGAGCTACTACTTGTGTATGAGTACATGCAGAACGGGAGCTTGGAGAATCATCTTTTTAGAA AAAATCCTAACATTGAATCGCTTTCTTGGGACATACGACTCAAAATAGCTATTGGAGCAGCTCGCGGCCTGGCTTTCCTACACACTTCAGACAAGAAAGTCATATACAGAGATTTTAAGGCCTCAAATATACTGCTTGATGGG AACTACAATGCAAAAATCTCAGATTTTGGCTTGGCAAAACTGGGGCCTTCTGGTGGTGACACCCATGTGACAACTAGGATTATGGGCACATATGGTTATGCTGCTCCAGAATATATAGCAACAG GTCATTTGTACGTGAAGAGTGATGTGTATGGCTTCGGTGTGGTGCTGCTTGAAATTCTAACAGGTTTACGGGCACTTGATACGAAAAGGCCTGGCGGGCAGCAAAATCTGGTTGAATGGCATAAGCCATCTCTTTCTAATAGAAGAAAGTTGAAAACCATTATGGACACAAGGATGGAGGGCCAATATTCATCAAAGGCAGTGTTACAGGCAGCAGAACTCACTCTAAAATGCCTGGAATCAGATCCAAAAGACCGCCCTTCCATGAAAGAAGTGGTGGCAGCTTTGGAACGTATTGAAGCAATCAAGGCAAAGCCAAAGGAGAACAAAACCAACTCTACTGCTGCATCAAGGCCACCACCATATTCATCAACATTCTCCCTTTCATGCTCGACACCACGGTGCTGA